The proteins below are encoded in one region of Takifugu rubripes chromosome 1, fTakRub1.2, whole genome shotgun sequence:
- the ska3 gene encoding SKA complex subunit 3 isoform X3 has protein sequence MRAYHEVNCDVGNLKGQIQEQLVQQKAKEKEVNSFIKECKMMEERISQDIHTLKERWEKYGYQGQKDTQKPASTNCHESATEDKMENEAKTGGGGSDEDEPKDAGDVQPTSPPVDGRPPVTDGLRTPQLSDFGLSEMVLKKGLAGCDWCEPPAPQISLPRPFGTPGPPPMPVTPKCALWLDDDEPQTPKLQEFAISEPTLCLLNDFTMDLFKKNAQKPQRPIEDISVPVNLKLETLQVKDDLESPELPELSAPGFQIKKAKCSRDPPTQINGTPVSATLRGETATTPEIPALKTPYLKHLVSAKKLGPTGAQASDGSHVSAPSLPPLKGSMSIAGVEEQQMPVMPHLESALANSLHGVRRGRMKSTNVVKNGGEHEGLSRGYGLELDGRTQEFNLGTPRLRMELEDPSTPEMPDLSSITQDICKLVSQAQLKKTAMMATRPDIRTDKIDLHKAVSMVSDSEFQSLPNYLKLTTLHNLNQAVHNINTFMADHPGEREEFPIEELQRIINAGTKTPVYILCLTELKRLTHVGGVKNTSVYKLNVHS, from the exons ATGCGAGCCTACCACGAAGTTAACTGCGACGTCGGCAACCTAAAG GGGCAGATTCAGGAACAGCTGGTACAGCAGAAAgcaaaggagaaggaggtgaaTAGCTTTATTAAAGAATGTAaaatgatggaggagaggatCTCACAAGACATCCACACACTGAAGGAACGCTGGGAAAAATATGGTTATCAAGGACAAAAAGACACCCAGAAACCAGCCA GTACAAATTGTCATGAATCAGCTACTGAAGATAAGATGGAGAATGAAGcaaagacaggaggagggggaagcgaCGAGGATGAGCCGAAGGATGCTGGAGATGTTCAGCCCACATCACCTCCCGTGGATGGGCGGCCGCCTGTCACCGATGGGCTACGAACCCCGCAGCTCTCCGACTTTGGTTTATCCGAGATGGTCCTAAAGAAAGGTCTGGCTGGGTGTGATTGGTGCGAGCCGCCCGCTCCTCAAATTAGCCTGCCTCGGCCGTTCGGGACGCCTGGGCCTCCACCGATGCCGGTAACTCCTAAATGTGCCCTGTGGTTGGACGATGATGAGCCTCAGACCCCCAAGTTGCAAGAATTTGCTATCTCAGAACCCACCCTGTGCCTGCTGAATGATTTCACCATGGATCTGTTCAAGAAGAACGCTCAAAAACCTCAACG ACCAATAGAGGACATATCAGTGCCTGTGAACCTAAAGTTGGAGACTTTACAGGTCAAAG ACGACTTGGAGTCTCCGGAGCTGCCTGAATTAAGTGCTCCGGGGTTCCAAATCAAAAAGGCGAAATGCTCTCGTGACCCACCCACACAAATAAACGGAACGCCCGTCTCTGCAACCCTACGTGGAGAAACGGCCACCACCCCAGAGATCCCAGCACTAAAAACCCCCTATCTGAAGCACCTGGTCAGTGCTAAAAAG CTGGGGCCCACCGGCGCACAAGCTAGTGACGGTAGCCATGTTTCTGCCCCGTCGCTGCCCCCTCTCAAGGGGTCGATGTCCATCGCCGGTGTGGAGGAACAGCAGATGCCCGTCATGCCACACCTTGAGTCTGCTCTGGCGAACTCTTTACACGGTGTAAGACGAGGACGAATG AAAAGTACAAATGTGGTAAAGAACGGAGGTGAGCATGAGGGGCTCAGCAGGGGTTACGGCCTGGAGCTGGATGGACGGACCCAGGAGTTCAATTTGGGGACACCTCGTCTCAGGATGGAATTGGAAGACCCCAGCACACCAGAGATGCCAGACCTTAGCTCCATCACCCAGGACATCTGTAAG CTAGTGTCTCAGGCTCAATTGAAGAAGACAGCCATGATGGCGACACGACCAGACATCCGCACAGATAAGAT cgatCTTCACAAAGCGGTTTCCATGGTGTCGGACAGTGAGTTCCAGAGTCTCCCCAACTACCTGAAACTGACGACTCTGCACAACCTCAACCAGGCCGTCCACAACATCAACACATTCATGGCAGATCACCCAG gagaaagggaggagttTCCGatagaggagctgcagaggattATCAACGCTGGAACCAAGACCCCGGTTTACATCCTCTGTCTGACCGAGCTGAAGAGGCTGACGCACGTCGGAGGAGTCAAAAACACTTCTGTGTATAAACTCAACGTGCACAGCTAA
- the ska3 gene encoding SKA complex subunit 3 isoform X1 — translation MDPTAEFFAKLKKLAVTLESETGRLQQVFESRKSEDDTDTTATAMRAYHEVNCDVGNLKGQIQEQLVQQKAKEKEVNSFIKECKMMEERISQDIHTLKERWEKYGYQGQKDTQKPASTNCHESATEDKMENEAKTGGGGSDEDEPKDAGDVQPTSPPVDGRPPVTDGLRTPQLSDFGLSEMVLKKGLAGCDWCEPPAPQISLPRPFGTPGPPPMPVTPKCALWLDDDEPQTPKLQEFAISEPTLCLLNDFTMDLFKKNAQKPQRPIEDISVPVNLKLETLQVKDDLESPELPELSAPGFQIKKAKCSRDPPTQINGTPVSATLRGETATTPEIPALKTPYLKHLVSAKKLGPTGAQASDGSHVSAPSLPPLKGSMSIAGVEEQQMPVMPHLESALANSLHGVRRGRMKSTNVVKNGGEHEGLSRGYGLELDGRTQEFNLGTPRLRMELEDPSTPEMPDLSSITQDICKLVSQAQLKKTAMMATRPDIRTDKIDLHKAVSMVSDSEFQSLPNYLKLTTLHNLNQAVHNINTFMADHPGEREEFPIEELQRIINAGTKTPVYILCLTELKRLTHVGGVKNTSVYKLNVHS, via the exons ATGGACCCGACGGCAGAGTTCTTCGCCAAGTTAAAGAAGCTGGCGGTGACTCTGGAATCGGAGACTGGGAGGCTCCAGCAGGTATTTGAAAGCCGAAAGAGTGAGGATGACACCG ACACAACAGCGACGGCGATGCGAGCCTACCACGAAGTTAACTGCGACGTCGGCAACCTAAAG GGGCAGATTCAGGAACAGCTGGTACAGCAGAAAgcaaaggagaaggaggtgaaTAGCTTTATTAAAGAATGTAaaatgatggaggagaggatCTCACAAGACATCCACACACTGAAGGAACGCTGGGAAAAATATGGTTATCAAGGACAAAAAGACACCCAGAAACCAGCCA GTACAAATTGTCATGAATCAGCTACTGAAGATAAGATGGAGAATGAAGcaaagacaggaggagggggaagcgaCGAGGATGAGCCGAAGGATGCTGGAGATGTTCAGCCCACATCACCTCCCGTGGATGGGCGGCCGCCTGTCACCGATGGGCTACGAACCCCGCAGCTCTCCGACTTTGGTTTATCCGAGATGGTCCTAAAGAAAGGTCTGGCTGGGTGTGATTGGTGCGAGCCGCCCGCTCCTCAAATTAGCCTGCCTCGGCCGTTCGGGACGCCTGGGCCTCCACCGATGCCGGTAACTCCTAAATGTGCCCTGTGGTTGGACGATGATGAGCCTCAGACCCCCAAGTTGCAAGAATTTGCTATCTCAGAACCCACCCTGTGCCTGCTGAATGATTTCACCATGGATCTGTTCAAGAAGAACGCTCAAAAACCTCAACG ACCAATAGAGGACATATCAGTGCCTGTGAACCTAAAGTTGGAGACTTTACAGGTCAAAG ACGACTTGGAGTCTCCGGAGCTGCCTGAATTAAGTGCTCCGGGGTTCCAAATCAAAAAGGCGAAATGCTCTCGTGACCCACCCACACAAATAAACGGAACGCCCGTCTCTGCAACCCTACGTGGAGAAACGGCCACCACCCCAGAGATCCCAGCACTAAAAACCCCCTATCTGAAGCACCTGGTCAGTGCTAAAAAG CTGGGGCCCACCGGCGCACAAGCTAGTGACGGTAGCCATGTTTCTGCCCCGTCGCTGCCCCCTCTCAAGGGGTCGATGTCCATCGCCGGTGTGGAGGAACAGCAGATGCCCGTCATGCCACACCTTGAGTCTGCTCTGGCGAACTCTTTACACGGTGTAAGACGAGGACGAATG AAAAGTACAAATGTGGTAAAGAACGGAGGTGAGCATGAGGGGCTCAGCAGGGGTTACGGCCTGGAGCTGGATGGACGGACCCAGGAGTTCAATTTGGGGACACCTCGTCTCAGGATGGAATTGGAAGACCCCAGCACACCAGAGATGCCAGACCTTAGCTCCATCACCCAGGACATCTGTAAG CTAGTGTCTCAGGCTCAATTGAAGAAGACAGCCATGATGGCGACACGACCAGACATCCGCACAGATAAGAT cgatCTTCACAAAGCGGTTTCCATGGTGTCGGACAGTGAGTTCCAGAGTCTCCCCAACTACCTGAAACTGACGACTCTGCACAACCTCAACCAGGCCGTCCACAACATCAACACATTCATGGCAGATCACCCAG gagaaagggaggagttTCCGatagaggagctgcagaggattATCAACGCTGGAACCAAGACCCCGGTTTACATCCTCTGTCTGACCGAGCTGAAGAGGCTGACGCACGTCGGAGGAGTCAAAAACACTTCTGTGTATAAACTCAACGTGCACAGCTAA
- the ska3 gene encoding SKA complex subunit 3 isoform X2 — translation MDPTAEFFAKLKKLAVTLESETGRLQQVFESRKSEDDTDTTATAMRAYHEVNCDVGNLKGQIQEQLVQQKAKEKEVNSFIKECKMMEERISQDIHTLKERWEKYGYQGQKDTQKPASTNCHESATEDKMENEAKTGGGGSDEDEPKDAGDVQPTSPPVDGRPPVTDGLRTPQLSDFGLSEMVLKKGLAGCDWCEPPAPQISLPRPFGTPGPPPMPVTPKCALWLDDDEPQTPKLQEFAISEPTLCLLNDFTMDLFKKNAQKPQRPIEDISVPVNLKLETLQVKDDLESPELPELSAPGFQIKKAKCSRDPPTQINGTPVSATLRGETATTPEIPALKTPYLKHLVSAKKLGPTGAQASDGSHVSAPSLPPLKGSMSIAGVEEQQMPVMPHLESALANSLHGKSTNVVKNGGEHEGLSRGYGLELDGRTQEFNLGTPRLRMELEDPSTPEMPDLSSITQDICKLVSQAQLKKTAMMATRPDIRTDKIDLHKAVSMVSDSEFQSLPNYLKLTTLHNLNQAVHNINTFMADHPGEREEFPIEELQRIINAGTKTPVYILCLTELKRLTHVGGVKNTSVYKLNVHS, via the exons ATGGACCCGACGGCAGAGTTCTTCGCCAAGTTAAAGAAGCTGGCGGTGACTCTGGAATCGGAGACTGGGAGGCTCCAGCAGGTATTTGAAAGCCGAAAGAGTGAGGATGACACCG ACACAACAGCGACGGCGATGCGAGCCTACCACGAAGTTAACTGCGACGTCGGCAACCTAAAG GGGCAGATTCAGGAACAGCTGGTACAGCAGAAAgcaaaggagaaggaggtgaaTAGCTTTATTAAAGAATGTAaaatgatggaggagaggatCTCACAAGACATCCACACACTGAAGGAACGCTGGGAAAAATATGGTTATCAAGGACAAAAAGACACCCAGAAACCAGCCA GTACAAATTGTCATGAATCAGCTACTGAAGATAAGATGGAGAATGAAGcaaagacaggaggagggggaagcgaCGAGGATGAGCCGAAGGATGCTGGAGATGTTCAGCCCACATCACCTCCCGTGGATGGGCGGCCGCCTGTCACCGATGGGCTACGAACCCCGCAGCTCTCCGACTTTGGTTTATCCGAGATGGTCCTAAAGAAAGGTCTGGCTGGGTGTGATTGGTGCGAGCCGCCCGCTCCTCAAATTAGCCTGCCTCGGCCGTTCGGGACGCCTGGGCCTCCACCGATGCCGGTAACTCCTAAATGTGCCCTGTGGTTGGACGATGATGAGCCTCAGACCCCCAAGTTGCAAGAATTTGCTATCTCAGAACCCACCCTGTGCCTGCTGAATGATTTCACCATGGATCTGTTCAAGAAGAACGCTCAAAAACCTCAACG ACCAATAGAGGACATATCAGTGCCTGTGAACCTAAAGTTGGAGACTTTACAGGTCAAAG ACGACTTGGAGTCTCCGGAGCTGCCTGAATTAAGTGCTCCGGGGTTCCAAATCAAAAAGGCGAAATGCTCTCGTGACCCACCCACACAAATAAACGGAACGCCCGTCTCTGCAACCCTACGTGGAGAAACGGCCACCACCCCAGAGATCCCAGCACTAAAAACCCCCTATCTGAAGCACCTGGTCAGTGCTAAAAAG CTGGGGCCCACCGGCGCACAAGCTAGTGACGGTAGCCATGTTTCTGCCCCGTCGCTGCCCCCTCTCAAGGGGTCGATGTCCATCGCCGGTGTGGAGGAACAGCAGATGCCCGTCATGCCACACCTTGAGTCTGCTCTGGCGAACTCTTTACACGGT AAAAGTACAAATGTGGTAAAGAACGGAGGTGAGCATGAGGGGCTCAGCAGGGGTTACGGCCTGGAGCTGGATGGACGGACCCAGGAGTTCAATTTGGGGACACCTCGTCTCAGGATGGAATTGGAAGACCCCAGCACACCAGAGATGCCAGACCTTAGCTCCATCACCCAGGACATCTGTAAG CTAGTGTCTCAGGCTCAATTGAAGAAGACAGCCATGATGGCGACACGACCAGACATCCGCACAGATAAGAT cgatCTTCACAAAGCGGTTTCCATGGTGTCGGACAGTGAGTTCCAGAGTCTCCCCAACTACCTGAAACTGACGACTCTGCACAACCTCAACCAGGCCGTCCACAACATCAACACATTCATGGCAGATCACCCAG gagaaagggaggagttTCCGatagaggagctgcagaggattATCAACGCTGGAACCAAGACCCCGGTTTACATCCTCTGTCTGACCGAGCTGAAGAGGCTGACGCACGTCGGAGGAGTCAAAAACACTTCTGTGTATAAACTCAACGTGCACAGCTAA